In Tachysurus fulvidraco isolate hzauxx_2018 chromosome 3, HZAU_PFXX_2.0, whole genome shotgun sequence, a single window of DNA contains:
- the smpdl3b gene encoding acid sphingomyelinase-like phosphodiesterase 3b, which translates to MDCVLKVLFLALLSISGQGKLLTGRFWHITDLHWDPTYKLAHGNSGSVCDSSGNRPTPQAGKFGDYLCDSPWDLINSTVHAMKDILPDPDFIIWTGDDTPHVPNENLGEEAVVGIIGNLTSLIKILFPKTKVYSALGNHDYHPKSQLPPTQSNIYEHVQKLWEDWLDPGSRDTFKKGGYYTEKLLNQTGLRVLVLNTNLYYDQNKITENMKDPADQFKWADQVLTEAAKYKEKVYIVGHVPPGFFEKKRHKPWFRPEFNLQYIELIQKYHDIIIGQFFGHHHTDSFRMFYSSAGSPISAMFLSPGVTPWKTTLPGVKDGANNPAIRVFEYNTKTLLVEDIVTYYLNLTHANIARARWEKEYRLTEAFKVPDASPISMSHVLEQIAHENCYLQKYYGFNSVNYDLSVCNADCRIDHVCAMREVGFEAYEHCVVKERASSSIPAVLTVNIALAISLWASY; encoded by the exons ATGGACTGCGTCTTGAAAGTTCTTTTTCTTGCTCTTTTAAGTATCTCTGGGCAAGGCAAGCTGTTGACAG GTAGATTTTGGCATATCACAGACCTTCATTGGGATCCTACATACAAATTAGCACATGGAAATTCAGGATCAGTATGTGATTCAAGTGGGAATCGTCCAACTCCACAAGCAGGGAAATTTGGAGACTATCTTTGTGATTCACCATGGGATCTCATCAATTCCACAGTACATGCTATGAAGGATATCCTACCTGATCCAGACTTCATTATTTGGACTGG AGATGATACACCTCATGTTCCTAATGAAAATCTGGGAGAAGAGGCAGTTGTGGGAATCATTGGTAATCTTACCAGCCTCATAAAAATACTGTTTCCGA aAACCAAGGTCTACTCAGCTCTGGGCAATCATGATTACCATCCCAAGAGTCAGTTGCCACCCACACAAAGCAACATTTATGAGCATGTACAAAAGCTATGGGAAGACTGGCTTGATCCAGGATCAAGGGATACTTTTAAAAAAG GTGGATATTATACAGAAAAGCTGCTAAATCAAACCGGTCTCAGAGTTCTGGTCCTAAATACTAATTTGTATTATGACCAGAACAAAATCACGGAAAATATGAAAGATCCAGCAGACCAGTTTAAATGGGCAGACCAAGTGCTCACTGAAGCTGCCAAATACAAGGAAAAG GTGTACATTGTTGGTCATGTTCCACCGGGGTTTTTTGAGAAGAAACGACATAAGCCATGGTTCAGGCCTGAGTTCAATCTACAATATATAGAGCTTATTCAGAAATATCATGATATTATAATTGGCCAGTTCTTTGGTCATCACCATACTGACAGCTTTCGGATGTTCTACAGTTCAGCAG GATCTCCAATCAGTGCAATGTTCCTGAGCCCAGGAGTTACACCTTGGAAAACAACACTACCTGGAGTGAAAGATGGTGCAAATAATCCTGCCATTCGGGTGTTTGAGTATAACACCAAAACACTTTTGGTTGAG GACATAGTGACCTACTACCTGAACTTGACCCATGCGAACATTGCACGTGCACGCTGGGAAAAAGAGTATCGTCTGACTGAAGCGTTTAAAGTGCCGGATGCCTCCCCTATCTCCATGAGCCATGTGCTGGAACAAATAGCACATGAGAACTGCTACCTGCAGAAATATTATGGCTTCAACTCCGTAAACTATGACCTGTCAGTATGCAATGCAGATTGCCGTATTGACCATGTTTGTGCTATGAGAGAGGTTGGCTTTGAGGCTTATGAGCACTGTGTGGTGAAGGAGCGGGCTTCTTCATCTATCCCAGCAGTTCTGACTGTAAATATTGCACTTGCTATAAGCCTGTGGGCCAGCTACTAA
- the mecr gene encoding enoyl-[acyl-carrier-protein] reductase, mitochondrial isoform X1, whose product MEVWRLARVLSRTLCLNKSTCGAVLVTSPFLSSGTTVLQGITSRSYSSTGPAVTESTALVYRRHGDPSQVVHYVVCVIGRLETRKLPELEAKSVLVKMLASPINPSDINMIQGTYAILPDLPAVGGNEGVGQVLEVGSQVQTIKEGDWVIPRDAGLGTWSATSVFNEGDLVTVPSDISVHSAATLGVNPCTAFRMLSDFESLMPGDTVIQNAANSGVGQAVIQIAAAKGVHTINVVRDRPDLQQLTERLIAMGATYVIKEEMLRKPEIKDIFKVCPRPKLALNGVGGKSATELLRQLQAGGTMVTYGGMAKQPVTVPVSALIFKDVKVRGFWVTQWKRDNKHDDEALRLMLDELCTLIRAGKLSAPSCTEVGMKDFHKALDNAMKPYISSKQIIVM is encoded by the exons ATGGAAGTGTGGCGTCTTGCCCGGGTTTTGTCCCGGACATTGTGTCTTAATAAATCGACGTGTGGAGCAGTTTTAGTCACCAGTCCATTTCTGTCCAGTGGTACGACTGTGCTACAAGGCATCACTTCTCGCTCTTACTCTTCAACGGGGCCAGCAGTCACAGAGAGCACCGCGCTAGTGTACAGGAGACATGGAGATCCTTCACAAGTGGTTCA TTATGTTGTTTGTGTCATTGGCAGGTTGGAGACTCGCAAGCTTCCTGAATTGGAAGCTAAAAGTGTCCTTGTGAAAATGCTTGCATCTCCCATCAACCCTTCGGATATAAACATGATCCAAG GAACCTACGCAATACTGCCTGATCTTCCGGCTGTTGGTGGCAATGAGGGAGTGGGTCAGGTCTTAGAAGTGGGCAGCCAGGTCCAAACAATCAAAGAGGGTGACTGGGTCATTCCTAGAGATGCTGGTCTAG GCACATGGAGTGCTACTTCTGTTTTCAATGAGGGTGATCTGGTGACAGTGCCCAGTGATATCTCTGTCCATTCAGCTGCTACACTAGGAGTCAACCCTTGCACTGCATTCCGAATGCTCTCTGATTTTGAGAGTTTAATGCCAG GAGACACTGTCATCCAGAATGCAGCTAACAGTGGAGTTGGACAGGCTGTGATCCAGATAGCAGCAGCAAAGGGTGTCCATACAATCAATGTAGTCAGAGACAg ACCTGACCTGCAACAGCTGACTGAAAGACTAATTGCAATGGGAGCCACTTACGTGATTAAAGAGGAGATGTTAAGAAAGCCAGAAATTAAGGACATCTTCAAG GTTTGTCCTCGACCTAAACTGGCCCTTAATGGTGTGGGAGGAAAAAGTGCCACAGAGCTTCTTCGACAGTTACA GGCTGGGGGCACCATGGTGACATATGGAGGGATGGCCAAGCAACCTGTTACTGTGCCTGTG AGTGCTCTCATCTTCAAGGATGTAAAAGTACGGGGATTTTGGGTCACTCAGTGGAAAAGAGACAATAAGCATG ATGATGAGGCGTTGCGTTTAATGTTGGACGAGCTATGTACACTAATCCGTGCTGGAAAGCTGTCAGCCCCATCCTGCACAGAAGTGGGAATGAAGGACTTCCACAAAGCTCTGGACAATGCCATGAAGCCATACATCTCCTCTAAACAAATCATTGTTATGTGA
- the themis2 gene encoding protein THEMIS2 encodes MEDSDGVLSLRDYIKHVDHSSLPRILQVCSGVYFQGSVYEISGSEVCLSTGDLVKITSIKLLSVSCEDIINNTSFELPLNHSGLFTLIPEELPYSTIEEIVGLLPVGVDAIGSFTFFSKNDLIIENLTVPAGTEMTFLTVELNKDGESVVRCQLMGQQEVAAEVHIPFSYHGEFYECQNDRGYSLYEIMYSARLRTRRFCKTNPNTCGSPLFFSPVYEIQGIMHMRKNIVTFPSTLEVDVTDVTEQCKHITFVTPLSLAEVAVQPNEAFPTLAEILEGPMSNPFLCCSWLKELQKNKQLVLHNCNKTRMVLACAPKGRKTQQYFLLSQSYGGQVRRRAREFSSVYEVYMAFSLSPGLRVSVTRHFEGIEEEGVPALSAGEQLEVLRLQKANASETSGAPGSVESLICKRIEDEDEDDDEGCESSENEICLPLFTPANFVEILLDKKKYGLTELVKNVSFPLDVKVVSHDKTLEKDPLGGLTLRLEGVLEETTVLASLPETPDKCFELPVPWLQLSLSFVSDPLPWPDSKSPEVQLQTVTEVTEHFYHEYKLAENTVAPPPPRPPKCKTVTLQSQKVCAKPKGATLHTKSSPTVKPENSLLAQTKRRPPPPTPNETEDVPPPLVPRKSISESLAIPNMYVKSPRQQPRNTERKTSGSDHDYEPVEDLLTSLDHIMFY; translated from the exons ATGGAGGACAGTGACGGTGTTTTGTCTCTGAGGGATTATATCAAACATGTAGATCATTCGTCTTTACCGCGTATCTTGCAGGTCTGTTCCGGAGTTTATTTCCAAG GCTCGGTGTATGAGATCTCTGGTTCTGAAGTGTGTCTGTCTACTGGTGACTTGGTGAAGATTACAAGCATTAAGCTACTATCTGTCTCTTGTGAGGACATTATCAATAACACCTCATTTGAGTTGCCCCTCAACCATTCAG gtctgttcacactgattccTGAGGAGCTACCTTACAGTACAATAGAGGAGATAGTAGGACTCCTACCTGTTGGTGTGGATGCAATTGGCTCATTCACCTTCTTCAGCAAAAATGATCTTATCATTGAGAACCTCACAGTGCCAGCTGGGACAGAGATGACCTTTCTAACAGTTGAGCTCAATAAGGATGGGGAGAGTGTTGTTCGCTGTCAGCTCATGGGCCAGCAGGAAGTCGCTGCAGAAGTGCACATTCCCTTTTCTTATCATGGAGAGTTCTATGAATGCCAGAATGACCGTGGCTACTCCCTTTATGAGATCATGTACTCAGCCAGGCTACGCACGAGACGGTTCTGTAAAACAAACCCAAATACATGTGGCAGCCCGTTGTTCTTTAGCCCAGTCTATGAAATCCAAGGCATCATGCACA TGAGGAAGAACATAGTGACGTTCCCCTCCACCCTGGAAGTCGATGTAACTGATGTGACGGAGCAGTGTAAACATATAACATTTGTAACTCCACTATCTCTAGCTGAGGTAGCGGTACAGCCAAATGAGGCCTTTCCTACTTTGGCAGAAATCTTGGAAGGACCTATGTCTAATCCGTTCCTATGCTGTAGCTGGTTGAAAgagctacaaaaaaacaagcaacttGTGCTGCACAACTGTAATAAAACACGCATGGTGTTAGCATGTGCCCCTAAGGGGAGAAAAACCCAGCAGTACTTCCTGCTTTCTCAGAGCTATGGTGGCCAAGTACGGAGAAGAGCAAGGGAGTTTAGCTCAGTATATGAAGTGTATATggcattctctctttctccaggaCTGAGAGTATCTGTGACTAGGCATTTTGAGGGTATTGAGGAGGAAGGGGTGCCTGCTCTTAGTGCTGGGGAACAGCTGGAAGTTTTGAGATTACAAAAAGCAAATGCATCAGAAACGTCAGGGGCTCCTGGGAGTGTGGAAAGCCTGATCTGCAAGCGGattgaggatgaggatgaggatgatgacgaGGGGTGTGAGAGTAGCGAAAATGAGATCTGCCTCCCTCTATTTACTCCAGCCAACTTTGTTGAGATTCTGTTAGATAAGAAAAAGTATGGTTTAACTGAACTGGTCAAGAACGTCTCCTTTCCCTTGGATGTCAAAGTGGTGAGTCATGATAAAACACTGGAAAAAGATCCACTGGGGGGTTTAACTCTGAGACTGGAAGGTGTTCTAGAAGAGACCACTGTGCTTGCCAGCTTGCCTGAAACGCCagacaaatgctttgaattgcCTGTTCCCTGGCTGCAGCTTTCTCTATCATTCGTCTCTGACCCCTTACCCTGGCCTGATTCCAAGAGCCCAGAGGTTCAGCTACAGACGGTCACTGAGGTAACAGAGCATTTCTACCATGAATATAAGCTTGCTGAAAACACTGTGGCTCCTCCTCCACCACGTCCTCCTAAGTGCAAAACAGTGACCTTACAATCACAGAAAGTGTGTGCAAAGCCTAAAGGAGCCACTCTGCACACCAAAAGTAGTCCAACTGTAAAACCAGAAAATTCTCTTCTGGCCCAAACAAAACGtagaccaccaccaccaacaccaaatGAA ACAGAAGATGTACCCCCTCCTTTGGTTCCTAGAAAGTCTATCTCAGAGAGTTTAGCCATACCCAACATGTATGTGAAGTCTCCAAGACAACAGCCACGTAATACAG aaagaaagacctCAGGAAGTGATCATGACTACGAACCTGTGGAAGACTTGCTAACATCTCTTGATCATATCATGTTTTACTAG
- the rpa2 gene encoding replication protein A 32 kDa subunit isoform X2, with protein MWNQGSYGEASMGGGYTQSPGGFGSPAASQGEKKGRARAQQIVPCTVSQLMTAAQAEDVFRVGEVEVAQVTIVGIIRNTDKSMTNIQYKVDDMTAAPMDVKQWVDTEDPSVDSSVIPPDTYVKVSGNLRSFQNNRSLVAFSVRPLEDMNEITSHMLEVVQAHMLLSKPHTMMGGGGSMNSSTMPMSRPGLGGTLGGSYSGASSMANNGLNPNQNQVLCLIKSCPEPQGISIQELKQRLSGMSMTIIRQVVDFLSNEGHIFSTIDEDHFRSTDQEA; from the exons ATGTGGAACCAAG GATCATATGGAGAGGCTAGCATGGGTGGAGGATACACTCAGTCACCGGGTGGCTTTGGCTCACCTGCTGCTTCccagggagagaaaaagggg AGGGCACGGGCACAGCAGATAGTCCCCTGCACAGTGTCACAGCTCATGACAGCAGCCCAGGCGGAGGATGTCTTTAGAGTAGGTGAGGTGGAGGTTGCGCAA GTTACTATTGTTGGAATCatcagaaacacagacaaatcCATGACTAACATTCAGTACAAAGTGGATGACATGACGGCGGCTCCCATGGATGTCAAGCAGTGGGTAGATACAGAG GATCCTAGTGTGGACAGCTCAGTCATTCCTCCAGACACGTATGTCAAGGTCTCCGGCAACCTGCGTTCTTTTCAG AATAACCGGTCTTTAGTGGCATTCAGTGTCCGGCCATTAGAGGATATGAATGAGATCACATCTCATATGCTGGAGGTTGTGCAGGCTCATATGCTGCTGAGCAAGCCACACACTATG atggGAGGAGGCGGCAGTATGAACAGCAGCACGATGCCCATGTCTCGCCCTGGCCTGGGTGGCACTCTGGGTGGTAGCTATTCTGGTGCCAGTTCCATGGCCAATAATGGATTAAACCCTAATCAAAATCAG GTTTTATGTCTAATAAAAAGCTGCCCAGAACCTCAGGGGATCAGCATACAGGAGCTAAAGCAAAGACTAAGCGGCATGAGCATGACTATAATCAG GCAAGTTGTGGACTTTCTCAGCAATGAAGGACACATTTTCTCTACTATCGATGAGGACCACTTCAGATCAACAGATCAAGAAGCTTAA
- the mecr gene encoding enoyl-[acyl-carrier-protein] reductase, mitochondrial isoform X2, which translates to MEVWRLARVLSRTLCLNKSTCGAVLVTSPFLSSGTTVLQGITSRSYSSTGPAVTESTALVYRRHGDPSQVVQLETRKLPELEAKSVLVKMLASPINPSDINMIQGTYAILPDLPAVGGNEGVGQVLEVGSQVQTIKEGDWVIPRDAGLGTWSATSVFNEGDLVTVPSDISVHSAATLGVNPCTAFRMLSDFESLMPGDTVIQNAANSGVGQAVIQIAAAKGVHTINVVRDRPDLQQLTERLIAMGATYVIKEEMLRKPEIKDIFKVCPRPKLALNGVGGKSATELLRQLQAGGTMVTYGGMAKQPVTVPVSALIFKDVKVRGFWVTQWKRDNKHDDEALRLMLDELCTLIRAGKLSAPSCTEVGMKDFHKALDNAMKPYISSKQIIVM; encoded by the exons ATGGAAGTGTGGCGTCTTGCCCGGGTTTTGTCCCGGACATTGTGTCTTAATAAATCGACGTGTGGAGCAGTTTTAGTCACCAGTCCATTTCTGTCCAGTGGTACGACTGTGCTACAAGGCATCACTTCTCGCTCTTACTCTTCAACGGGGCCAGCAGTCACAGAGAGCACCGCGCTAGTGTACAGGAGACATGGAGATCCTTCACAAGTGGTTCA GTTGGAGACTCGCAAGCTTCCTGAATTGGAAGCTAAAAGTGTCCTTGTGAAAATGCTTGCATCTCCCATCAACCCTTCGGATATAAACATGATCCAAG GAACCTACGCAATACTGCCTGATCTTCCGGCTGTTGGTGGCAATGAGGGAGTGGGTCAGGTCTTAGAAGTGGGCAGCCAGGTCCAAACAATCAAAGAGGGTGACTGGGTCATTCCTAGAGATGCTGGTCTAG GCACATGGAGTGCTACTTCTGTTTTCAATGAGGGTGATCTGGTGACAGTGCCCAGTGATATCTCTGTCCATTCAGCTGCTACACTAGGAGTCAACCCTTGCACTGCATTCCGAATGCTCTCTGATTTTGAGAGTTTAATGCCAG GAGACACTGTCATCCAGAATGCAGCTAACAGTGGAGTTGGACAGGCTGTGATCCAGATAGCAGCAGCAAAGGGTGTCCATACAATCAATGTAGTCAGAGACAg ACCTGACCTGCAACAGCTGACTGAAAGACTAATTGCAATGGGAGCCACTTACGTGATTAAAGAGGAGATGTTAAGAAAGCCAGAAATTAAGGACATCTTCAAG GTTTGTCCTCGACCTAAACTGGCCCTTAATGGTGTGGGAGGAAAAAGTGCCACAGAGCTTCTTCGACAGTTACA GGCTGGGGGCACCATGGTGACATATGGAGGGATGGCCAAGCAACCTGTTACTGTGCCTGTG AGTGCTCTCATCTTCAAGGATGTAAAAGTACGGGGATTTTGGGTCACTCAGTGGAAAAGAGACAATAAGCATG ATGATGAGGCGTTGCGTTTAATGTTGGACGAGCTATGTACACTAATCCGTGCTGGAAAGCTGTCAGCCCCATCCTGCACAGAAGTGGGAATGAAGGACTTCCACAAAGCTCTGGACAATGCCATGAAGCCATACATCTCCTCTAAACAAATCATTGTTATGTGA
- the mecr gene encoding enoyl-[acyl-carrier-protein] reductase, mitochondrial isoform X3, producing the protein MEILHKWFRTYAILPDLPAVGGNEGVGQVLEVGSQVQTIKEGDWVIPRDAGLGTWSATSVFNEGDLVTVPSDISVHSAATLGVNPCTAFRMLSDFESLMPGDTVIQNAANSGVGQAVIQIAAAKGVHTINVVRDRPDLQQLTERLIAMGATYVIKEEMLRKPEIKDIFKVCPRPKLALNGVGGKSATELLRQLQAGGTMVTYGGMAKQPVTVPVSALIFKDVKVRGFWVTQWKRDNKHDDEALRLMLDELCTLIRAGKLSAPSCTEVGMKDFHKALDNAMKPYISSKQIIVM; encoded by the exons ATGGAGATCCTTCACAAGTGGTTCA GAACCTACGCAATACTGCCTGATCTTCCGGCTGTTGGTGGCAATGAGGGAGTGGGTCAGGTCTTAGAAGTGGGCAGCCAGGTCCAAACAATCAAAGAGGGTGACTGGGTCATTCCTAGAGATGCTGGTCTAG GCACATGGAGTGCTACTTCTGTTTTCAATGAGGGTGATCTGGTGACAGTGCCCAGTGATATCTCTGTCCATTCAGCTGCTACACTAGGAGTCAACCCTTGCACTGCATTCCGAATGCTCTCTGATTTTGAGAGTTTAATGCCAG GAGACACTGTCATCCAGAATGCAGCTAACAGTGGAGTTGGACAGGCTGTGATCCAGATAGCAGCAGCAAAGGGTGTCCATACAATCAATGTAGTCAGAGACAg ACCTGACCTGCAACAGCTGACTGAAAGACTAATTGCAATGGGAGCCACTTACGTGATTAAAGAGGAGATGTTAAGAAAGCCAGAAATTAAGGACATCTTCAAG GTTTGTCCTCGACCTAAACTGGCCCTTAATGGTGTGGGAGGAAAAAGTGCCACAGAGCTTCTTCGACAGTTACA GGCTGGGGGCACCATGGTGACATATGGAGGGATGGCCAAGCAACCTGTTACTGTGCCTGTG AGTGCTCTCATCTTCAAGGATGTAAAAGTACGGGGATTTTGGGTCACTCAGTGGAAAAGAGACAATAAGCATG ATGATGAGGCGTTGCGTTTAATGTTGGACGAGCTATGTACACTAATCCGTGCTGGAAAGCTGTCAGCCCCATCCTGCACAGAAGTGGGAATGAAGGACTTCCACAAAGCTCTGGACAATGCCATGAAGCCATACATCTCCTCTAAACAAATCATTGTTATGTGA
- the rpa2 gene encoding replication protein A 32 kDa subunit isoform X1, producing MTIEKNTTDGRSYGEASMGGGYTQSPGGFGSPAASQGEKKGRARAQQIVPCTVSQLMTAAQAEDVFRVGEVEVAQVTIVGIIRNTDKSMTNIQYKVDDMTAAPMDVKQWVDTEDPSVDSSVIPPDTYVKVSGNLRSFQNNRSLVAFSVRPLEDMNEITSHMLEVVQAHMLLSKPHTMMGGGGSMNSSTMPMSRPGLGGTLGGSYSGASSMANNGLNPNQNQVLCLIKSCPEPQGISIQELKQRLSGMSMTIIRQVVDFLSNEGHIFSTIDEDHFRSTDQEA from the exons ATGACGATAGAAAAGAATACAACAGATGGCA GATCATATGGAGAGGCTAGCATGGGTGGAGGATACACTCAGTCACCGGGTGGCTTTGGCTCACCTGCTGCTTCccagggagagaaaaagggg AGGGCACGGGCACAGCAGATAGTCCCCTGCACAGTGTCACAGCTCATGACAGCAGCCCAGGCGGAGGATGTCTTTAGAGTAGGTGAGGTGGAGGTTGCGCAA GTTACTATTGTTGGAATCatcagaaacacagacaaatcCATGACTAACATTCAGTACAAAGTGGATGACATGACGGCGGCTCCCATGGATGTCAAGCAGTGGGTAGATACAGAG GATCCTAGTGTGGACAGCTCAGTCATTCCTCCAGACACGTATGTCAAGGTCTCCGGCAACCTGCGTTCTTTTCAG AATAACCGGTCTTTAGTGGCATTCAGTGTCCGGCCATTAGAGGATATGAATGAGATCACATCTCATATGCTGGAGGTTGTGCAGGCTCATATGCTGCTGAGCAAGCCACACACTATG atggGAGGAGGCGGCAGTATGAACAGCAGCACGATGCCCATGTCTCGCCCTGGCCTGGGTGGCACTCTGGGTGGTAGCTATTCTGGTGCCAGTTCCATGGCCAATAATGGATTAAACCCTAATCAAAATCAG GTTTTATGTCTAATAAAAAGCTGCCCAGAACCTCAGGGGATCAGCATACAGGAGCTAAAGCAAAGACTAAGCGGCATGAGCATGACTATAATCAG GCAAGTTGTGGACTTTCTCAGCAATGAAGGACACATTTTCTCTACTATCGATGAGGACCACTTCAGATCAACAGATCAAGAAGCTTAA
- the LOC113644708 gene encoding uncharacterized protein LOC113644708, with the protein MREAGQRVQPNLSRFTVASVIRTFRLENRTERRHHGGGRDQMFTGVQEAAIVNLVLENNEIRLREIQSHIIQDNTLFNNIQRVSLSTLARLLKRNQIRMKQLYKVPFERNSQRNKEFRRAYVDGVLEMDAHAIPHEFIFIDEAGYNLAKSRRRGRNVIGHRAIIDVPVQHGGNITMCAAISSMHGVLHHHANLGPYNTAHILTFLDRLHNIPPECMNDADHQRNRYVVVMDNVSFHRAAPVQNWFADHPTFLVQYLPPYSPFLNPIEEFFLAWRWKVYDRQPFVRMSLVQAME; encoded by the exons ATGCGTGAGGCTGGGCAGAGAGTGCAGCCAAACCTGAGCCGTTTTACTGTCGCCTCTGTCATCCGGACCTTTAGACTGGAGAACAG gaCTGAGAGACGACACCATGGTGGAGGAAGGGACCAAATGTTCACCGGGGTACAGGAAGCTGCCATTGTAAACTTGGTTctggaaaataatgaaatcagATTACGAGAAATTCAAAGCCACATCATCCAAGACAACACCTTATTCAACAACATTCAACGAGTCAGTCTGTCCACATTGGCTCGCCTTCTCAAGCGAAACCAAATCAGAATGAAACAACTTTATAAGGTGCCATTTGAGAGAAACTCTCAAAGAAACAAAGAGTTCAGACGAGCATATGTGGAT GGAGTACTGGAAATGGATGCTCATGCAATTCCACATGAGTTCATCTTTATAGATGAGGCTGGGTACAACCTTGCAAAGTCCAGAAGAAGGGGGAGAAACGTCATTGGCCACAGAGCCATTATAGATGTTCCTGTCCAACATGGTGGGAACATCACAATGTGCGCTGCCATCTCCAGTATGCATGGTGTCCTCCACCATCATGCCAACCTTGGACCATACAACACAGCCCATATTCTCACATTTCTGGACAGACTTCACAACATTCCACCAGAGTGTATGAATGATGCAGACCATCAAAGAAACCGGTACGTTGTAGTAATGGACAACGTGAGCTTTCATCGTGCAGCCCCAGTCCAAAACTGGTTTGCTGACCACCCAACATTTCTTGTGCAATACCTCCCACCATACTCACCATTTCTGAACCCCATAGAAGAGTTCTTTTTGGCATGGCGGTGGAAGGTATACGACCGGCAGCCCTTTGTGCGCATGTCTCTTGTGCAGGCCATGGAATAG